A window of Pyrus communis chromosome 3, drPyrComm1.1, whole genome shotgun sequence genomic DNA:
TCTCCCATCTCATTAACCACAAACCTCCTCCCACATGCATCTTGTCTCCTCACACCAAGACtttccaccaccaccatcttcctccttcaacaccaccaccattttCAAGCCCTAATTTTGCCCCAGAACCACTCAAAAAATGGAGCTAAACACAACCCATTTTCTATTTTCCTTCACATTGTTGATTTTCATAACCATGACAAGAATCTCATTAATTACCTCTCTGTCCTCTGATGGCCAAGcccttctctccctcctccctgCAAAGCAATCTTCTGTGCTTTCCTCATGGGACTCATCAAGTGAAACACCATGCTCATGGCAAGGCATAACATGCTCTCCCCAAAACAGAGTaatctcactctctctccccaaCATTTTCCTCAACCTCTCCTCTCTCCCTCCGCAGCTCTCCTCCCTCTCGTATCTCCAGCTCCTCAACCTCTCCTCCGCCAACATTTCCGGCACCATCCCACCTTCCTTTGGCCAGCTCACCCATCTCCGCCTCCTCGACTTATCCTCCAACTCCCTCACCGGCCCCATTCCTCCGGAGCTCGGCCATCTCTCCACCCTCCAATTCCTTTTCCTCAATTCCAACAGACTCTCAGACAAAATGCCTCAACAACTTGCCAACCTCACTTCCCTCCAAGTGCTTTGTCTCCAAGACAACCTCATCAACGGCTCAATACCGTCTCAGTTGGGCTCTCTGGTTTCGCTCCAACAGTTTCGTGTTGGAGGGAATCCATATATAACCGGCGAAATCCCTTCCAAACTAGGCCTGCTCACCAACCTCACAACTTTTGGCGCGGCAGCTACCGCCCTTTCGGGTGTGATTCCATCCACATTTGGGAACTTGATCAACCTCCAAACACTGTCTCTTTATGATACTGAGATATCTGGCTCAATACCACCGCAACTCGGGCATTGTTCGGAGCTGAGGaatttgtatttgcatatgAACAAGCTTACTGGTTCGATTCCTCCACAATTGGGGAAACTGCAGAAGCTCACCAGCCTGCTTGTTTGGGGCAATGCATTGTCAGGACCAATCCCAGCTGAGATTTCAAACTGTTCTTCCCTTGTTGTTCTTGATGCTTCTGCCAATGATCTCTCTGGACCAATCCCAAGAGACTTGGGGAAGCTGGTGGTTCTTGAACAGCTTCATCTCTCCGATAATTCGCTCACTGGAGCAATTCCATCCCAGCTCAGCAACTGCACCAGCCTCACAGCTCTTCAGCTTGACAAGAACCAATTGTCAGGTACAATTCCTTGGCAGGTTGGCAATCTCAAGCTCTTGCAGAGTTTTTTCTTGTGGGGTAATTCTGTATCGGGAACTATACCGGCTTCATTTGGCAACTGCACTGAGCTCTATGCACTTGATCTTTCAAGAAATAAGCTTACCGGGTCGATCCCAGAAGAGATATTTGGATTGAAGAAGCTGAGCAAGCTCTTGCTGTTGGGGAATTCTCTGTCAGGTGGGTTGCCTCGAAGCGTTGCACAATGTCAATCTCTAGTCAGGTTGAGGCTTGGGGAGAATCAGCTTTCGGGACAGATTCCAAAGGAAATAGGCCTGCTGCAAAACCTCGTGTTTCTCGACTTGTACATGAATCATTTCTCTGGAAGATTGCCAACTGAGATTGCCAACATCACAATTCTTGAACTGTTGGATGTGCACAACAACTATATAAGTGGCGAAATCCCGACTCAGCTTGGGGAACTTGTGAATTTGGAGCAGTTTGATCTGAGCAGGAACAGCTTCACTGGCGAAATTCCTTGGAGCTTCGGCAACTTAAGTTACTTGAACAAGCTCATTGCGAACAATAATCTACTCTCAGGTTCGATACCAATATCTATCCGGAACCTGCAGAAGCTAACTCTGCTGGATTTGAGCTTCAACAGCCTCTCCGGTCCAATCCCACCCGAAATTGGTCGTGTGACAAGCTTGACAATAAGTTTGGACTTGAGCTCGAATAGTTTTACTGGAGAAATCCCAGAGACAATGGCAGATTTGACGCAATTGCAATCACTGGACCTTTCGCATAATATGCTCTACGGAAAAATTAAGGTTCTTGGTTCTCTTACTAGTCTCGCATCCCTAAATATTTCCTGCAACAATTTTTCAGGTGCCATCCCAGTTACGCCATTTTTCAGAACTCTTTCTTCGACTTCATATGCTCAGAATCCACATCTTTGTGAGTCTGTTGATGGGACTACTTGTTCTTCAAGTCTAATGCAAAAGAATGGTTTGAAATCCGCAAAAACTGTTGCTTTAATTACTGTGATTCTGGTGTCAGTCACCATAGCACTTGTTGCCTCGTGGGTTCTTATTATGCGAAATCATAGATATATGGTAAAGAAATCTTTAGCAGCAATGGCAGCGTCGTCGGGGGCTGAAGATTTCTCGTATCCATGGACTTTCATCCCATTTCAGAAGCTCAATTTCACCATTGATAACATCTTGGATTGTTTGAAGGAGGAAAATGTGATTGGAAAAGGCTGTTCTGGAATCGTCTATAAGGCCGAATTGCACAATGGGGATTTGATTGCGGTGAAAAAGCTATGGAAAACGAAGCAAGAGGAAGAGCCAATAGACTCTTTTGCTGCAGAAATTCAAATTCTTGGACACATTCGCCATCGGAACATTGTGAAGCTCCTAGGTTACTGTTCGAATAGAAGTGTCAAGCTGCTTCTTTATAACTACATTCCCAATGGCAATCTGCAGCAGCTATTGCAAGGGAATAGGAACTTGGACTGGGAAACTCGGTACAAGATTGCAATTGGATCAGCTCAAGGTTTAGCATACCTTCATCACGATTGTGTCCCTACGATTCTGCACAGGGATGTCAAGTGCAATAACATACTACTGGATTCAAAGTACGAAGCCTATCTCGCAGATTTTGGTCTGGCAAAGCTGATGAACTCTCCTACATACCACCACGCAATGTCGAGAGTAGCCGGCTCTTATGGTTATATTGCCCCAGGTAAAACTAGCTACTTCTTTTTTTTGCTTTCTAATTAGTTGTCACATTCGTTTTATGAACGTATTTATGTGTCACAATCTTGTTCAACTGATAATCTCAATCCATTACGAATGCAGAGTACGGATACACAATGAACATAACGGAGAAGAGTGACGTCTACAGCTATGGTGTGGTTCTGCTGGAGATCTTAAGTGGGCGTAGCGCTGTTCAGCCACAGATTGGTGACGGGCTACACATTGTTGAATgggtgaagaagaagatgggaaGTTTCGAACCAGCTGTATCAATACTAGATACAAAGCTCCAAGGTCTACCAGATCAAATGGTGCAGGAGATGCTGCAAACACTTGGAATAGCAATGTTCTGTGTGAATTCTTCGCCGGCAGAACGACCAACCATGAAAGAAGTGGTGGCATTGCTAATGGAGGTTAAGAGCCAGCCTGAAGAGTGGGGAAAAACCTCCCAACCCCTAATAAAGCAATCTTCAAATCAAAGTTAATTGGTTTTAATCCTTTTTCTAAACCTTCCAAGGACAATTTCAGTGATTAATTTTCTAGAACAATATCAGCGAGGGATTCATGGTTTTGAATGGTGATGGCTTTAGGTTTCTTGTACAGTTTTGAGACGTTAATCTGGTTAAATGCTTCAAATCGCACTTTCCCCTGCTTTTcttgctttaatttttttaacatgctTTCATTCCTATGGCTTTTTTCTTCTCATAATCAACCGCGGAGGGAAATTTAAACTCAAGGGATTTTTCAACATTGGAAAGAGAAATACTACGCACTACGTTTAACAAGTACGCTTATTACAATAAAGAGGATATATCATATAACATGTATGTTCACTAATTTTTATCAGCCCTAAAATCTTATTGAGCCTAAATTGAATAATTCTATTTTGTGTGGAGATCAAATTCTCAGTTTCAaacaatagaaaagaaaaagggtaaTGATTTTCACACCCGTTTTCTGCGTAtacactcattttcttttgttttgttatgaatttTTCAATGATTCTTCGTTGATTTATTCGATCTTTACTAAAGTGAGAGCGTAAGAGGagtgcaagaaaagaaaatggagtaTGAAAATCGATTAAGAGAAAATCTGTCGCATATGgcaaacaaaatcagaaacatgGGAGGCTAGGAAGGAAAAATGGAAAGCAGATGCCCCACAACTTGCATTAGAACTATGCCCTTAGGCTGAATTGCAGTGTAAAAGCAGAGACAGAGAAACAGGGCATGCTTCCCCACAACTTGCACTAGAACTATGCCCTTAGGCTGAATTGCAGCGTAAAAGCAGAGACAGAGAAACAGGGCATGCTTCCCCACATGCTTAAGCAGACACAAGATTTGTCCCCCATGCCTCTATTTTCTTCCACTTTGTTTTCGTCCATGCCGTTTTGAATATTCTTAATATGGATATTGTTGTTCACAcgttcattttttattttctatacaCCCTTATTAATTATGTGGTCATTGATGTTCTTCAATTGATTTGATCCGATAGCCAAAAATTGAGAGATGTGTGAGAAGCAAAAATAAGTGTGGATAGCGCTACCCTTTTcatatataatgataatttACATTGAGCGAGAAATTAGTATAATTTCACACAATACgctaattataataatttggtatcgaattcgtcatctacAAAAATTGTAACTTAAAATATCTCacttaaaaatagagaaaataccGCTAAATTGGGACAGTACTAGTGGATGCTATTTTAAAGATGGATGGTTCAAAAGCAGAATAGTCAATATGATAATCAAACTCTCACCTTTCATTGTTTAGTTAGACTTGTCTTTGATGGTCTTCTAAGTCAAATCTTCTCAATCCGGATATTATGGCCAAAAAtacaacccagaaaagaaaGGTGGATGCACAGCAGATTTAATGTGTGTGTGCCTCCATGTTTTCATCCTTGTATTCTTGAACACAGCTTCTGTTTTGCCGTTGggcacagaaacaaaaccgtcgAGTTTGGAACACGAGGATCTGATTGACTGGATAACTCGCTATATTAATAGTGTGCTGATGAAATAAAGACcgactttgaaattttttgagaGTAGATGGATTAGTCATTAATGAAACATTATTCCTTCTAATTCCACAAGATAGTTGGATATTAATTAATCTGTCTAATTTCTTCAAATGGGTACGAGCGTAATAACAATTGACAAACTCGTTACACCAACTTTTGGTCATTTGGGTTGAAATAGGTCCGAAAGTGGTCcaaactaaaaacaaatgaaacacTGACGCATCAATTAGTGTATCTAGCGCTACAATTATTCATGCACCCAAGGTCTTACATTTGATTGAATCTATAAGATATTGAGAAAAATATTTGAGCAAGTGCAGTGCATGCAGCAAACCACAAACACAGTATATATATCAATACTAATATCTGAAAGGTATTACAAAGTGGTACCACCACAAGAACTACAGATAACATGCTCGGTCTAGTGTTTCAAAAGAATCCACCTGAGAAGTTTTCATCAGCTCGAGTCCAACCTCATGGCCAAAGGACCACCAGAGAAGCAAGAGCAGTACCTACCACAAACAATGCAAGACTTCAATTGTCGACCGCATTATCTGTTTCGTTCCTTTTTCTCAAAATGTTGCACAAGAAATGCAGATAACATGGTGCGTCCACTCTTCCAAAAAGATCATGCTGTGAGGTGTCCATCAACTCAACTCAACTCAAGCCTCGTGCCATGTCTGAACTGATCAGGGCATCAAATCCATCATTTAGATTCATCACCACAAGTAGGATACAATGCTAAATTTATCATTTGAGTTAAATAGCTAATGCTCAGCGCACACATCGCTAATAGTATCTACaagataaaaacaaacaattacAGCAGAGCCACCGCCCCAAGGGTTCTCCTTCCGTTTAAAGCTTCATTTTCAATAAACCAACAAGGAAGATAAAGAAATATCTATACTTAGGGCATGGAAAGACAATGGCACACCCAAAATCGTCAAGGTGGAGGAGTAAGGGTACATTCAAATTTTGGTGCCTCCAAAAATTGGGAGGCCACCATACAGTAGTTCCAAGGACTAATTTAGATATCCCCCCATTCCCACCACATGAGAAACTATGTCCTCTTCTGGAAATTGATTTCTTTGACATACCTGTTCCCAATTGCTCTCTTTCTCCACCTTGTTTTGGTCTCTTCTATTCTACATTGTGGGTCCTAACTTCTGAAAGCAAAGGACAATAGAAAGTCCGACATCAGTGAGGATAATAGATGAAAGGAGAGAATATAGATTCcataagagaagaagaaaagtatATGGGTGGGTgagtgagagagggagagagacagaACGCATAAACTCTATCTACATGCTCAAACAAAATGCTTGAAGTCTGAAAACCTATCAAAATAAGGCCCATAGACATTGCCAAATGAACAAAGAACCTGAAATTAATCAAATACTTCAACAATAAGTGAGAAAGAATAAATAAGTTTTAAATCCTACTAAAGTAAAATCCTCAGCTTGGCGGGCCCAAAATAACTCCAAATCTCATTAATGCATTGTCACGTTCGAATCACAAAATGATTTTAGTAAAATGATAATCAACCATTTAAGCTCTTGGATCGTCAATTACCGAGCAGGAAAGTTCAAATTTCACCAAACTACCAAGCAAACAGGTTTGTTGTTCTTAAAATTAGACCTATCTGTGtttgtgtatttttctttttggtaataGAGTTAACTTCCTTCTTTataaatttctcaaattttgtCAAGACGAGACTTTATTTCTTCTCCATTTGCATGGCAATCAATCAGAGGTTAGTATAAGTAACAGCAGTGCATAGAGCAGAATTCTAATCTTAGGATGAGGGTGCTTTTTTTCTCGAGTTCTTTCATACTTGGCTACTATGATGGAGTAGGATAAGAATCTGCAAGGATTTGGCTCCCTCAGAAGCCCTGAATATGAGCTAATAAACaatatgtttggatgagggatgTAAGTACCAAGAGATTTGGGCTAAAAATAGTTAGAAATGATTACAAAAAGGTGGAGGGATTTGAAATGAGTGGATACAATGCATTAAGTAAATGACTACTTGAAAGGAGTAATTTGTAAATCTTATGTCTTTGCAATGATCATGTGCTGCATTTCTAATCTCTCCATCTAATCTTTTGTAGTCCATTTATAACTATATTTAGCCCAAAAACCTTGGTACTTGCAAATCCCTTACCCAAACATAGTCTTAGAGTCTTAGACAATTGTCCACACACTCCGGTACCATGTGAAGATTGACTATAAACGGTTCACTTCCCAGATTGGCCAAGGCAATGGCTccattaagaagaaagaaaataaacaaatctTTTATTTGTGGCTTGTTCTTTCCCCCTATTTCTTTTGGCCTGATTTGCGCACTCATTAGGCGACTAATTTTCTACATCTTTTTTCATTCTCTTCCTGTTGCATTACTTATCTCTTATACAAGATCCGTCTGACTTGTTAATTTTATCGGGCATTTGATCGACAGAAACTAATATTGCCTACGGGCGGATCTCACTACAAGGTAAGATCGCATTACAACTCTATTTTTTAGGGGTCAAAATCTCGCACAACTTAAATCCCAAAATCAAGTAAGAATTGTATcacaaaaacatatataaaaaaaaaaggaaagatataacTATAGGCATTGTTGTataagaattcaagaaatttaACAGACCGCAGGACGGTTCGCAGGAATGCAATTCAGAGCATAAACTACGAAGTACGCCAATTTCCACTTTATTCAAATATTCATCCCTAATTTCTACTGCCACTAATTCTTTGCCTAAATATTCCTAAAAGGGAATAAAATGAGAAAAACCTAAATCAAATCATTACCGAAAATTCATCGAAATAAGACGAAAAGGgaaaaaccccaaatccaccaacCTTAATTTCACTCATTCAGCTGTTGAAGCTCAGCCTTGAGCTGCTCAATCTTGAGCCCCATCGACCTCTGCAACGCCGCCTTATTGCTCTCCGGCACCTTAGCCAATAGACCTTCATACAATTCCAGCACTTCCTTCACAGAATCTCTAGCGCACTCGGCCTCTTCGTCAAAGTAAACAGTTTCTTTGGACTCCATGGCCATCTCTATCTCCTCCCTCGCCTCTGCAAACTTGAGGTTGATCGTGTCCACCAATTGGTTCTGATCGAACTCCTCCGGCCCGCCGCTGAATTGCCTCACATTCCGGCGAGCTACGAACTGGGTCGGTGAGTTCGAGAGAGCTGGATGGAGAAAATGGTGGGGAGTTGTTGTGGGTTTGTTGAGAAGAATCTCGGGTTCCGGCAATGGAGCCGAGTCGGAAACTCGCCAAGTAGGACTCGTCGAGAGCGAGTTGAGGGAGAAGAGCTTCGGAGAAGGGTGGAAAGAGTGCTGGAAGAGCCATTTGCAAAGCGCAATTTGTGAACGTTGATGATTCATTGTTGCTCTCCCGACTTGCAGAACAGAAACAGAAACTGTTACAAGAACAATTAAAACCCCTCACGCTCATAACTAAGAAAATGCTTGGTGCTCCGGAATACCCTAAACCCTACACTGTTTTAATATCAGATCTAAATTTTTGTATTGTTAAATTTTAACGGTTAAAACCTTCGAAGTATCGCTACTTAGTTCGAAGCACTCAATCATTTCCCTTCTTTTATGAAAATTTGATGAAAGGCCCAGCTACGAGGTTACAATAGTTTGAAAATCATACTCTACTGTtctcttccaccaaatctaCTCCATCAATCAATCtggattcttgaaatttgatcaaacggctacaaacaggagacttttttaaaagttataataactttagcctttagatcaaatttcaagggtccggattaggtgattgggtggatttggtggaagggattcgGAGATGATCCCTTTGCCAATAGTATGTACCATTCAAAATTTGTTCTCGTTATAAAGATTTATTATATTTCTATATGTAATATTTTATCGAGTTTTGAATCGCTCGGTGATATGTACTAtggaagaaaaattagaaaccttTAGTAAAATTTGTTACTAGTGGTGGGTCCTAGTTGTTAATGTTACCAAggcttattagttgaaatgtcCTTTAAAACCGTCATTGAGTCTCAGTTTACCccttgaaactagttttgtctCATTTTGCCCCCTGAAACTgacattttcaactcttttatCTCACTTTACCCACTTCCGTTAATGGATTGTtaaatttaagggtattttagatattttagtttttacacatttatttaccTTTAGCCTACACACACTAAACAAgcctcatttttatttttgacaactctaattcaaatgcataaatttagggcatttttaaaaataaattattcaatcaatagaAAAATTCCGAGTAACAAAATCATTGtatcaaccaaaataaaagttatatttGTTCGTAGAGTCATTTCACTTGCAAGACATACATGTATTGGCTCGAAACTTTGTAATTGAACAATATTTATTACAACAATAAAATCATTATACCATTAAGCTATCCTACCCAAAATacttcccaaaccaaaaaaaatcatttaaagcaAATGTGCAGAGCTTGAACAAGCTCATGCCTAGTGGAATCGGTGCTCAACGatgtaaattttttgtttcaaactgTGCACATTtgctttaaatgattttttttttttttgtttggaaagTATTTTGGATAGGATAGCTTAATGGTATAATGATTTTGTTgtaatgaatatttttcaattgcaaAGTTTCGAGGCAATACATGGATGTTTTGCAAGTGAAATGATTCTATGAACAAATGTAACCCTTATTTTGGTTGATACACTGATTTTGTTTATCGGAATTTTtctattgattgaataatttattttaaaaatgccCAAATTTTATGAGTTTGAATTAGagttgtcaaaaaaaaaattgagacttGTTTAGTGTGTAGGCTAGAGGTAAATAAATGTGTTAAAATTGAAATGTCTAAAATATCCTTAAATTTAACAGTCCATTAGTGAAATGAGTAAAGTGAgacaaaagagttgaaaatatcAATTTCAGGGGGCAAAGTGAGACAAAATCAGTTTCAGGAGGTAAACTGGTACTCAATGGCAGTTTCAGGGGACATTTCGACAAATAAGCCATGTTACCAATTGTTGTTTTAGACTAGACTAGTTTCAGACACTAAGTTGAATTGGCTCGGCTTGGATTAAGCCTTATAAGACCAAACGATAAGATGACTAAACAATTTCAAGttcatttaattttctcaaaaatggTCTTTAAAGATTGACATAAAAAATAACCGATTGTGAAAATTTCCAATATAAAATTTAGAGTCGAGATCAATTGGAAATTTCGCTAGCATTTCCCCTTAATATATTAATTGACCTGTAGCTTGTATTAAATCCTATGGTTATAAGTATACATGGTGATTGTATTAAACCCTAGGCCCTAACCCTAAacattaaatacatataaatatcGTAGCCAaatcttaaaattaaaattaccaaaacaaaaaagtttaGTAGATGAGTTTGTTACCTAAACTCACCAAAATATCAACGAACAATGGAGGTCAAAAGATTACCAAAACCACACAACATATAAACCCTAACAAATCCTCCAATTTCAACTACTCTACTCCTCTCCTATTGCTCTATATAAAACTTTGAGACAATAGCAACTCCAAACCCAAATTCCATCCTCAACTTCAACATGGCTCGCAAGCTTCTTTCGGCACTCTCCCTACCGACCACATTTCAAGCCGGTCTGGCAGCAATGACCCTCGCATTTTGTGCCGTGGCGTTGCTCATGTGTGCCTCTCATTTGCGTAGATGGCGCCGCCAGTGGAATGCTTGCACAGACTTCTTGGACGATGGTCCTGTTGTCCAAGAAGTGATGAGCGGGAAGAAGACTCGGTCTGGCAGAAGAACATACTCACGGGTGGAAAGTGCCAGCTACCAGATTTTTTGGGCTTCATAATCTACGACGCTGAGGGCAACATCGTCAAGCCTGACAAGACTCCTCGTTTAACCTGGAGGTAAACAAGGCTTCCAAAACCTCCGGCGTCATCAAtacctccttttttcttttctttccttgtcCTTCAAACCAGTGATATCGATGTATTACGTGACAACTTATAACACAATTCAGTATTTAACCTAATGGGCGATTTTCAGGGATTCTGGCCTGCTCTTGATATCGAGAACCACGGCAAGACTGCCAACATTTTTTTTGGCAAAGAACATTCAAGACTTAAATATTACAAGATAGTTTATATCTAAAACTTTGTCTACCATCAGCTCGACGCCAACGATTCTTTCTTATTAGACCAAGAAGCCCGACCCCTAAACCCAACCACACTCAACTTTGAGGGCGTTGATTTAACCGTACTGGATCTTCTGCCTTCTGGTTGCCTCTTCTCACTAAAAGAGGCTTTTCTAGAGCTGTTTGCACTGGAAGGAGCCTTTCTCAAGTTGCTAGCACTGGAAGGAGCTCTTTTCAAGCTGCTTGCTCTGGAAGGTTTTACTGACTTCGATGactggaaagatggttttgcaGATTTTGC
This region includes:
- the LOC137727529 gene encoding LRR receptor-like serine/threonine-protein kinase RGI5 — protein: MELNTTHFLFSFTLLIFITMTRISLITSLSSDGQALLSLLPAKQSSVLSSWDSSSETPCSWQGITCSPQNRVISLSLPNIFLNLSSLPPQLSSLSYLQLLNLSSANISGTIPPSFGQLTHLRLLDLSSNSLTGPIPPELGHLSTLQFLFLNSNRLSDKMPQQLANLTSLQVLCLQDNLINGSIPSQLGSLVSLQQFRVGGNPYITGEIPSKLGLLTNLTTFGAAATALSGVIPSTFGNLINLQTLSLYDTEISGSIPPQLGHCSELRNLYLHMNKLTGSIPPQLGKLQKLTSLLVWGNALSGPIPAEISNCSSLVVLDASANDLSGPIPRDLGKLVVLEQLHLSDNSLTGAIPSQLSNCTSLTALQLDKNQLSGTIPWQVGNLKLLQSFFLWGNSVSGTIPASFGNCTELYALDLSRNKLTGSIPEEIFGLKKLSKLLLLGNSLSGGLPRSVAQCQSLVRLRLGENQLSGQIPKEIGLLQNLVFLDLYMNHFSGRLPTEIANITILELLDVHNNYISGEIPTQLGELVNLEQFDLSRNSFTGEIPWSFGNLSYLNKLIANNNLLSGSIPISIRNLQKLTLLDLSFNSLSGPIPPEIGRVTSLTISLDLSSNSFTGEIPETMADLTQLQSLDLSHNMLYGKIKVLGSLTSLASLNISCNNFSGAIPVTPFFRTLSSTSYAQNPHLCESVDGTTCSSSLMQKNGLKSAKTVALITVILVSVTIALVASWVLIMRNHRYMVKKSLAAMAASSGAEDFSYPWTFIPFQKLNFTIDNILDCLKEENVIGKGCSGIVYKAELHNGDLIAVKKLWKTKQEEEPIDSFAAEIQILGHIRHRNIVKLLGYCSNRSVKLLLYNYIPNGNLQQLLQGNRNLDWETRYKIAIGSAQGLAYLHHDCVPTILHRDVKCNNILLDSKYEAYLADFGLAKLMNSPTYHHAMSRVAGSYGYIAPEYGYTMNITEKSDVYSYGVVLLEILSGRSAVQPQIGDGLHIVEWVKKKMGSFEPAVSILDTKLQGLPDQMVQEMLQTLGIAMFCVNSSPAERPTMKEVVALLMEVKSQPEEWGKTSQPLIKQSSNQS
- the LOC137727262 gene encoding embryogenesis-like protein, whose amino-acid sequence is MNHQRSQIALCKWLFQHSFHPSPKLFSLNSLSTSPTWRVSDSAPLPEPEILLNKPTTTPHHFLHPALSNSPTQFVARRNVRQFSGGPEEFDQNQLVDTINLKFAEAREEIEMAMESKETVYFDEEAECARDSVKEVLELYEGLLAKVPESNKAALQRSMGLKIEQLKAELQQLNE